A region from the Salidesulfovibrio onnuriiensis genome encodes:
- a CDS encoding efflux RND transporter permease subunit: MNIGELSIRKKTITLVLTVLLVAGGIQAFFGLGRLEDPEFTIKDALVVTPYAGATPMEVTEEVTDPLETAIQSLPQLDEVKSLSRAGMSVITVTIKNNYDKSSLPQVWDELRRKVNDTKPALPDGCVPTVVDDFGDVYGILLSVTGDGYSYKDLEDFCDFMRKELLLVDNVAKVVVWGVQQQVVYVEISRAKMAQLGIGLDTIYAALRSQNMVVPAGSVKVGPEYVRIDPTGAYTSVDDIRALQIHDPVSGNLITLSDIAEVKRGYQTPPEKLMRHNGKTALGIGVSIVSGGNVVDLGRAVKSKLAELESRMPVGIEMEAVNFQSDDVSVAIDGFVISFIEAIAIVIVVLLIFMGMRSGLLIGAVLAITVLGTFLFMKMYAIDLQRISLGALIIALGMLVDNAIVVTEGMLVRINAGKDGVQSAREVVSQNMLPLLGATVIAVLAFAGIGLSDDATGEYCGSLFSVMLISLMLSWVIAITVTPLFCHMFFKPGEKNAGGEEERDPYRGTLFVAYRTFLKLCIDHRWATVAAMVGLLALSIYGFSLIKGSFFPDSTKPQFYIHYWLPEGADIRKTSEDIGVIEGHLLADERVDFVSTFIGEAAPRYMLTFAPDTSGSKAYGLLIVNMKDFKFIDPYIAEIQKYLTENFPDAEPKLKKLQIGPGSESAIEVRFLGPDPEILRDLALRARTIMENHPATVSARDNWRQRAKVIRPLLAHDRAMQAGVTRPVLNEALATNFTGVNVGLYREGDKMLPIISRMPEKDRMDVYSIRDVQVWSPTTRKVIPVSQVLAGFDTVWEDPVMRRQNRKLCITASCDPQFGTLASEVLADIMPAINAIELPSGYEMEWGGEYEESSDAQAGIRSSMMGTVVLMIVIVIMLFNNLRQPLIIWLTVPLAVIGVSCSLLLTGLPFGFMALLGFLSLTGMLIKNSIVLLDQINLDLEEGKEPMTAVLDASVSRMRPVCMAAITTVLGMIPLIPDVFFVGMAVTIMGGLSFATVLTLVVVPVLYTIFYKVK; this comes from the coding sequence TGAGCCGGGCCGGCATGTCGGTGATTACCGTAACCATCAAGAACAACTACGACAAATCGAGCCTGCCGCAGGTCTGGGACGAGCTGCGGCGCAAGGTCAACGACACGAAACCCGCCCTGCCGGACGGCTGCGTTCCCACCGTGGTCGATGACTTCGGCGACGTGTATGGGATCCTGCTTTCGGTCACGGGAGACGGGTATTCCTACAAGGACCTGGAGGATTTCTGCGACTTCATGCGCAAGGAACTCCTCCTGGTGGACAACGTGGCCAAGGTGGTCGTCTGGGGCGTGCAGCAGCAGGTGGTCTACGTGGAGATATCCCGGGCCAAGATGGCCCAGCTCGGCATCGGGCTGGACACCATCTATGCGGCGCTCAGGAGCCAGAACATGGTGGTCCCGGCCGGCTCCGTGAAGGTGGGGCCGGAATATGTCCGCATCGATCCCACGGGCGCGTACACCTCGGTTGACGACATCCGGGCCCTGCAGATCCACGACCCGGTCTCGGGCAACCTGATCACCCTGTCCGACATCGCGGAGGTCAAGCGCGGCTACCAGACCCCGCCGGAAAAGCTCATGCGCCACAACGGCAAGACCGCGCTGGGCATCGGCGTCTCCATTGTTTCGGGCGGCAACGTGGTGGATTTGGGCCGGGCCGTGAAGAGCAAGCTTGCGGAACTGGAGTCGAGGATGCCCGTGGGCATCGAGATGGAAGCGGTCAACTTCCAGTCCGACGACGTTTCCGTCGCCATCGACGGCTTTGTCATCAGTTTCATCGAGGCCATCGCCATCGTCATCGTGGTGCTGCTCATTTTTATGGGCATGCGCAGCGGGCTGCTCATCGGGGCGGTGCTGGCCATCACCGTGCTGGGCACCTTCCTGTTCATGAAGATGTACGCCATCGACCTGCAGCGCATCTCACTGGGGGCGTTGATCATCGCCCTGGGCATGCTGGTGGACAACGCCATCGTGGTCACCGAGGGCATGCTGGTGCGCATCAACGCGGGCAAGGACGGCGTCCAGTCCGCCAGGGAGGTGGTCAGCCAGAACATGCTGCCGCTTCTCGGAGCAACGGTCATCGCGGTGCTGGCCTTTGCGGGCATCGGCCTGTCCGACGACGCCACGGGGGAGTACTGCGGCTCGCTGTTCTCGGTCATGCTCATCTCGCTCATGCTCAGCTGGGTCATCGCCATCACCGTGACCCCGCTTTTCTGCCACATGTTCTTCAAGCCCGGCGAAAAGAATGCCGGGGGGGAAGAGGAGAGGGATCCGTATCGAGGTACGCTGTTCGTCGCCTACAGGACCTTTCTCAAGCTGTGCATCGACCATCGCTGGGCGACCGTGGCGGCAATGGTCGGTCTGCTGGCCTTGTCTATCTATGGGTTTAGCCTGATCAAGGGCAGCTTTTTCCCGGACTCCACCAAACCTCAGTTCTACATCCATTACTGGCTGCCTGAGGGGGCCGACATCCGCAAGACCTCCGAAGACATCGGGGTCATCGAAGGCCATCTGCTGGCCGACGAGCGCGTGGATTTCGTTTCCACCTTCATCGGAGAGGCCGCTCCCCGCTACATGCTCACCTTTGCCCCGGATACCTCGGGGTCCAAGGCGTACGGACTGCTCATCGTGAACATGAAGGACTTTAAGTTCATTGATCCGTACATTGCCGAGATTCAGAAATATCTGACCGAGAACTTCCCCGATGCCGAGCCCAAGCTCAAGAAGCTCCAGATCGGCCCGGGCAGCGAATCCGCCATCGAAGTCCGTTTCCTTGGCCCCGATCCCGAGATTCTGCGAGACTTGGCCCTGCGGGCGCGAACCATTATGGAGAATCATCCGGCCACTGTCTCCGCACGCGACAACTGGCGTCAGCGCGCCAAGGTGATACGGCCCCTGCTGGCCCACGACCGGGCCATGCAGGCGGGCGTGACCCGGCCGGTGCTCAACGAGGCCCTGGCCACCAACTTCACGGGTGTGAACGTGGGCCTGTACCGCGAGGGCGACAAGATGCTGCCCATCATTTCGCGCATGCCCGAAAAGGACCGCATGGATGTTTACAGCATTCGCGACGTGCAGGTCTGGAGCCCCACGACCAGGAAAGTCATTCCCGTCTCCCAGGTGCTGGCGGGCTTCGATACGGTCTGGGAGGATCCGGTGATGCGCCGCCAGAACCGCAAGTTGTGCATCACCGCCTCCTGCGATCCGCAGTTCGGCACCCTGGCCAGCGAGGTGCTTGCCGACATCATGCCCGCGATCAATGCCATTGAACTGCCCTCGGGCTATGAAATGGAGTGGGGCGGTGAATACGAGGAATCCTCGGATGCCCAGGCAGGCATCAGGTCGAGCATGATGGGCACGGTGGTGCTCATGATCGTCATTGTCATCATGCTCTTCAACAACCTGCGCCAGCCGCTCATCATCTGGCTGACGGTGCCGCTTGCGGTCATAGGCGTCAGCTGCTCTCTGCTGCTCACGGGCCTGCCCTTCGGCTTCATGGCCCTGCTCGGGTTCCTGAGCCTGACCGGCATGCTCATCAAGAACTCCATCGTGCTCCTGGACCAGATCAACCTGGATCTGGAGGAGGGCAAGGAGCCAATGACTGCGGTGCTGGACGCGTCCGTGAGCAGGATGCGGCCCGTGTGCATGGCCGCCATCACCACGGTGCTGGGCATGATTCCGCTCATCCCGGACGTGTTCTTCGTGGGCATGGCCGTGACCATCATGGGCGGTCTTTCCTTTGCGACCGTCCTGACCCTTGTTGTGGTGCCCGTGCTCTACACCATCTTCTACAAGGTGAAGTAG
- a CDS encoding Lrp/AsnC family transcriptional regulator: MKKQFDAHDRHLVATLTEDGQMSVGKVSERLGVTAPTVRSRLRNLIKAGAVKVAALVNPMKAQGLTVALVGMSLQSTKMLDEKLEQISRLERVNWCAVVTGRYDIIVEITCTSDMGDLYDFLDKDLSQIGGVNSSESFVVMKSKRKWLYLPEAVTKEYEK; encoded by the coding sequence ATGAAAAAACAATTCGATGCGCACGACAGGCACCTGGTGGCCACACTGACCGAAGACGGCCAGATGTCCGTGGGCAAGGTTTCCGAACGTCTGGGCGTCACCGCGCCCACTGTGCGCTCCCGGCTGCGCAACCTGATCAAGGCCGGGGCCGTGAAGGTGGCCGCGCTGGTGAACCCCATGAAGGCCCAGGGGCTCACCGTCGCCCTGGTGGGCATGTCCCTGCAGAGCACCAAGATGCTGGACGAAAAGCTGGAGCAGATATCCCGGCTGGAGCGCGTCAACTGGTGCGCCGTGGTCACGGGCCGCTACGACATCATCGTGGAGATCACCTGCACCAGCGACATGGGCGACCTCTATGACTTCCTGGACAAGGACCTCTCCCAGATCGGCGGGGTGAACTCCAGCGAATCCTTCGTGGTCATGAAGTCCAAGCGCAAATGGCTCTATCTGCCCGAAGCGGTGACCAAGGAGTACGAAAAGTAG
- a CDS encoding efflux RND transporter periplasmic adaptor subunit — MKKNTQDSRVMREILKAPRSGWAKPWKLALVLGCLAVVLACVAAWGLWPEDEYSYVTVRPHHAPLVVTVRASGTLEPMNTVKVGAELSGTIRTVHKDFNDTVRKGEVLARFDVTELQAQSDRLEAQLAMAVANERSGTVQLTEDRREYARKKKLRSRGVVSQKDLDLALYALQRSEAACSSRKSEVQAARAELRELQHKLAKADIVSPVDGLVLERKVEAGQAVASGFQTPELFILVSDLSSMKLLLNIDEADTGPLRVGQAASFRVDAYPHALFPATLTKLRYAPERDGGVVVYKAEFAVDNASLRLRPGMTATADITVAEVERALVVPNATLRFRPPEVPSAPGQDRSKVDGKSLWVQNGESIAEVQVRTGKTDGRFTEILDGVGPESEVVVSARRVE, encoded by the coding sequence ATGAAAAAGAATACACAGGATTCCCGGGTAATGCGGGAGATACTCAAGGCGCCGCGGTCCGGGTGGGCAAAGCCATGGAAACTGGCGCTGGTCCTCGGATGCCTCGCGGTTGTCCTGGCGTGCGTCGCCGCCTGGGGATTGTGGCCGGAGGATGAATATTCCTATGTCACGGTAAGGCCGCATCACGCTCCATTGGTGGTCACGGTTCGGGCCTCCGGGACCCTGGAGCCCATGAACACCGTGAAGGTGGGGGCGGAGCTTTCCGGGACCATCCGCACCGTGCACAAGGATTTCAACGATACCGTGCGCAAGGGCGAGGTGCTGGCCCGGTTCGACGTCACCGAGCTTCAGGCCCAGTCGGACCGGCTGGAGGCGCAGCTGGCCATGGCCGTCGCCAACGAGCGGAGCGGGACCGTGCAGCTCACGGAAGACCGCCGGGAGTATGCCCGAAAAAAGAAGCTGCGCAGCCGGGGCGTGGTTTCCCAGAAGGACCTGGATCTTGCCCTGTATGCGCTTCAACGCTCCGAGGCCGCCTGTTCCAGCCGAAAGTCCGAAGTGCAGGCCGCCCGGGCCGAACTGCGCGAGTTGCAGCACAAGCTGGCCAAGGCCGACATCGTTTCCCCCGTCGACGGGCTGGTGCTGGAGCGGAAGGTCGAGGCCGGTCAGGCCGTGGCCTCCGGGTTCCAGACCCCGGAGTTGTTCATCCTGGTCAGCGACCTGTCCTCCATGAAACTGCTGCTGAATATCGACGAGGCCGACACCGGTCCGCTGCGGGTGGGGCAGGCCGCATCCTTTCGCGTGGACGCGTATCCCCACGCCCTGTTTCCCGCCACCCTGACCAAGCTGCGGTACGCGCCCGAGCGTGACGGCGGAGTGGTGGTCTACAAGGCCGAGTTCGCGGTGGACAATGCCTCGCTGCGGTTGCGCCCCGGCATGACCGCAACCGCCGACATCACGGTGGCCGAGGTGGAGCGGGCATTGGTGGTTCCCAATGCGACCCTGCGGTTTAGGCCGCCAGAAGTCCCTTCTGCCCCGGGGCAGGACCGTTCCAAGGTGGACGGCAAGTCCCTGTGGGTCCAAAACGGCGAGTCCATTGCCGAAGTCCAGGTCCGGACAGGCAAGACCGACGGCCGGTTTACGGAGATACTGGACGGAGTGGGGCCGGAGTCCGAGGTGGTTGTCAGCGCGAGGCGGGTGGAATGA
- the ald gene encoding alanine dehydrogenase, which translates to MIIGIPKEIKTLENRVSMTPGAVEALVRQGHSVLVETGAGAGSGLSDGEYTQAGAKIVPTAADAWGTEMVIKVKEPIASEYGFLRKDLTLFTYLHLAAEEKLTKAMLESGVTGIAYETVEDKVGSLPLLTPMSEVAGRMATQVGAHHLEKHQGGRGMLLGGVPGVPPAQVVVIGGGVVGTNAARIAMGMGARVMVIDLSHHRLQYLDDIFDGRLMTVSSTEPNIRAAVKQADLLIGAVLVPGAKAPKLVTRDMIGTMKEGSVIVDVAVDQGGCVETIKATTHDNPTYVVDNVVHYGVANMPGAVPRTSTFALVNQTLPYALRIAGRGLDALREDPGLALGLNTLGGTLTCPAVGEAFGIDAVTPAQALGI; encoded by the coding sequence ATGATTATCGGTATCCCCAAAGAGATCAAAACATTGGAGAATCGTGTTTCCATGACCCCCGGCGCGGTGGAAGCCCTGGTGCGGCAGGGCCACTCGGTGCTGGTGGAGACCGGAGCCGGAGCCGGCAGCGGCCTGAGCGACGGGGAATACACCCAGGCCGGGGCCAAGATCGTGCCCACGGCCGCGGACGCCTGGGGCACGGAAATGGTCATCAAGGTCAAGGAGCCCATTGCGTCGGAATACGGATTCCTGCGCAAGGACCTGACCCTGTTCACCTACCTGCACCTGGCCGCCGAGGAAAAGCTGACCAAGGCCATGCTCGAATCCGGCGTCACGGGCATCGCCTATGAAACCGTGGAAGACAAGGTCGGCTCCCTGCCGCTGCTGACTCCCATGTCCGAAGTGGCCGGACGCATGGCCACCCAGGTGGGCGCGCACCACCTGGAAAAGCACCAGGGCGGCCGGGGCATGCTCCTGGGCGGCGTCCCGGGCGTACCGCCCGCGCAGGTGGTGGTCATCGGCGGCGGCGTGGTGGGCACCAATGCGGCCCGCATCGCCATGGGCATGGGTGCCCGCGTCATGGTCATCGACCTCTCCCACCACCGCCTCCAGTATCTCGACGACATCTTTGACGGCCGCCTCATGACCGTCAGCTCCACCGAACCCAACATCCGGGCCGCGGTGAAGCAGGCCGACCTGCTCATCGGCGCGGTGCTCGTGCCCGGCGCCAAGGCGCCCAAGCTCGTGACCCGCGACATGATCGGCACCATGAAGGAAGGCTCGGTCATCGTGGACGTGGCCGTGGACCAGGGCGGCTGTGTGGAAACCATCAAGGCCACCACCCACGACAACCCCACCTACGTGGTGGACAACGTGGTGCATTACGGCGTGGCCAACATGCCCGGCGCAGTGCCCCGCACCTCCACCTTTGCCCTGGTCAACCAGACCCTGCCCTATGCCCTGCGCATCGCTGGCAGGGGCCTGGACGCCCTGCGCGAGGATCCGGGCCTGGCCCTGGGCCTGAACACCCTGGGCGGCACCCTGACCTGCCCTGCCGTGGGCGAGGCCTTCGGCATCGACGCAGTCACCCCGGCGCAGGCCCTGGGCATCTAA
- a CDS encoding ABC transporter ATP-binding protein — protein MMEPLISLKGVGRVYGAGENSVHALRDLDLDIAEGEFLAIMGTSGSGKSTTMNILGCLDSPTSGSYRFSGVEVTGLDRARKARLRQHWLGFVFQGFNLLGRTSAVENVELPLVYRRIGRRERRERAVEALRMVGLEGREAHTPAELSGGQMQRVAIARALVSEPLLLLADEPTGNLDSAMSKEIMQLLVRLNRERGITVVMVTHEPDMAEYASRTVTFCDGVLVSDSAQGGMS, from the coding sequence ATGATGGAACCGCTCATCTCGCTGAAGGGCGTCGGCCGGGTCTATGGTGCGGGTGAGAATTCCGTGCATGCCCTGCGGGATCTGGACCTCGATATCGCCGAGGGAGAGTTTCTGGCGATCATGGGAACCAGCGGATCCGGCAAGTCCACCACCATGAATATCCTGGGCTGCCTGGACTCCCCCACCTCGGGGAGCTACCGTTTTTCCGGCGTGGAGGTCACCGGCCTGGACCGGGCGCGCAAGGCCAGGCTGCGGCAGCATTGGCTCGGTTTCGTCTTTCAGGGCTTCAACCTGCTGGGGCGCACTTCGGCCGTTGAAAACGTGGAGCTGCCCCTGGTCTATCGCCGCATCGGCCGCAGGGAGCGGCGCGAACGCGCTGTCGAGGCCCTGCGCATGGTGGGGCTTGAAGGCCGCGAAGCGCATACCCCGGCCGAGCTTTCGGGCGGCCAGATGCAGCGGGTGGCCATTGCCCGCGCCCTGGTTTCCGAGCCGCTCCTGTTGCTGGCGGACGAACCCACCGGCAACCTCGACTCGGCCATGAGCAAGGAGATCATGCAGCTGCTTGTCCGGCTCAACCGCGAGCGGGGGATTACCGTGGTCATGGTCACCCATGAGCCGGATATGGCGGAGTACGCCTCGCGTACCGTGACCTTTTGCGATGGGGTTCTGGTGTCCGACTCGGCCCAGGGAGGGATGTCCTGA
- a CDS encoding ABC transporter permease: MFTQAVLLALSEIRRNWLRSLLTVLGIVIGVASVVAMVTLGQGATKRITSEISELGGNMLFVYPEAESGGGFWSSSMGAPFKMRDVEAIFDEISGVRHVSPVSAFTDVAVNGNRSWSTEITGAANGYFFIRNFRLGDGRLFSATEERAGQPVVVIGDKVREKLFPDADPVGGSVRLGDFSYTVIGVLQAKGKDMLGQDQDNVMVMPMKALQRRVTGNRNVDFILVSMHNPEESSRVKDDITKLLRERRRIPGGKKNDFTVEDMEELIRTVGRTAAVLTAFLGAIAAVSLLVGGIGIMNIMLVSVTERTREIGIRMAVGAQERDILLQFLVEAATVSVFGGLIGILLGLGVPLALCPLLKVPFVFDWRAVVGSVLFSGFIGICFGFFPARRAAALDPIEALRHE, translated from the coding sequence ATGTTTACGCAGGCCGTTCTCCTGGCCTTGTCCGAAATCCGGCGCAATTGGCTGCGTTCGCTGCTCACGGTTTTGGGCATCGTCATCGGCGTGGCTTCCGTGGTCGCCATGGTCACCCTGGGGCAGGGGGCCACCAAGCGGATCACCTCCGAGATCAGCGAGCTGGGCGGCAACATGCTTTTTGTCTATCCCGAGGCGGAAAGTGGCGGCGGGTTCTGGTCCAGCTCCATGGGGGCCCCGTTCAAGATGCGGGACGTGGAGGCGATTTTCGATGAAATTTCCGGTGTCCGCCATGTCTCCCCGGTGTCCGCCTTCACGGATGTCGCGGTGAACGGCAACCGGAGCTGGAGCACGGAAATCACCGGGGCCGCCAACGGATACTTCTTCATCCGCAACTTCCGGCTCGGGGATGGGCGTCTTTTTTCCGCCACCGAGGAACGCGCGGGCCAGCCTGTGGTCGTCATCGGCGACAAGGTGCGCGAAAAGCTTTTCCCTGATGCGGATCCGGTGGGAGGCTCGGTCCGGCTGGGCGATTTTTCCTATACGGTCATCGGCGTGCTGCAGGCCAAGGGCAAGGACATGCTCGGCCAGGATCAGGACAACGTGATGGTCATGCCCATGAAGGCGTTGCAGCGCAGGGTCACCGGAAACCGGAACGTGGATTTCATTCTGGTTTCCATGCATAATCCGGAGGAGAGTTCCCGGGTCAAGGACGACATCACCAAGCTGCTGCGCGAGCGGCGGCGCATTCCCGGGGGAAAGAAAAACGACTTCACCGTGGAGGACATGGAAGAGCTTATCCGCACCGTGGGCCGGACCGCCGCGGTGCTGACCGCCTTCCTCGGAGCCATTGCAGCGGTCAGCCTGCTGGTGGGCGGTATCGGGATCATGAACATCATGCTCGTTTCCGTCACCGAACGGACCCGCGAGATCGGCATCCGCATGGCCGTGGGAGCCCAGGAGCGGGATATCCTGTTGCAGTTCCTGGTGGAGGCGGCCACGGTGTCCGTGTTCGGCGGTCTCATCGGCATCCTTCTGGGGCTGGGCGTGCCCCTTGCCCTTTGCCCCCTGCTGAAGGTTCCGTTTGTTTTCGACTGGCGCGCCGTGGTCGGCAGTGTGCTGTTTTCCGGCTTCATAGGCATCTGCTTCGGATTTTTCCCGGCCCGCCGCGCTGCGGCCCTGGACCCCATCGAAGCCCTCAGACACGAATAA
- a CDS encoding TetR/AcrR family transcriptional regulator: MGRKKLDQQRKAQILEAFGACVLKFGLDGSGISAVAREAGLSRTLVHHFVGTRDELVSLLAEHVLHRHRSEVDEFLTWARKGVPLVDLLAEDFDFPQQEGVSERALYAIMNTARSQYPDIDNAYRTILDDWAEAVGRVLFESGRGRDETECRSTAVVLLAILAGCDMIRALPDFELHKKALKNQLKHVVESVPER, translated from the coding sequence ATGGGACGCAAGAAACTCGATCAGCAAAGAAAGGCGCAGATTCTCGAAGCATTCGGGGCCTGCGTGCTCAAGTTCGGCCTGGACGGCAGCGGCATCAGCGCGGTGGCGCGCGAAGCGGGCCTTTCCCGCACCCTCGTGCACCATTTCGTGGGCACCCGCGACGAGCTTGTCTCTCTCCTGGCCGAGCATGTGCTGCACAGGCATCGTTCCGAGGTGGACGAGTTCCTGACCTGGGCCCGCAAGGGCGTTCCGCTGGTGGATCTGCTGGCCGAGGATTTCGATTTTCCGCAGCAAGAAGGGGTTTCGGAACGGGCCCTGTACGCCATCATGAACACGGCCCGCAGCCAGTACCCGGACATAGACAACGCCTACCGGACCATTCTCGACGACTGGGCGGAAGCCGTCGGTCGGGTCCTGTTCGAGTCCGGACGCGGGCGGGACGAAACCGAATGCCGCTCGACGGCCGTGGTTTTGCTGGCCATCCTGGCGGGATGCGACATGATCCGGGCCCTTCCCGATTTTGAGCTGCATAAAAAAGCATTGAAAAATCAGCTCAAACATGTTGTGGAGTCAGTGCCGGAGCGGTAA